Proteins from one Catenuloplanes atrovinosus genomic window:
- a CDS encoding DUF952 domain-containing protein, whose protein sequence is MILHFCTASDWADAQRAGEYTADSLRTEGFIHCSTAAQVHIPATMLAKGRTDLVLLEIDESRLPEPPRWEPGEGTDLTFPHVYGPIPIHAVLAVHPYPPEPDGSFAPPTGLG, encoded by the coding sequence ATGATCCTGCACTTCTGCACCGCATCCGACTGGGCGGACGCGCAGCGCGCGGGGGAGTACACCGCGGACTCGCTGCGCACCGAGGGCTTCATCCACTGCTCGACGGCCGCACAGGTGCACATCCCCGCCACCATGCTGGCCAAGGGCCGCACCGACCTGGTGCTGCTGGAGATCGACGAGTCCCGGCTGCCGGAGCCGCCGCGCTGGGAGCCCGGGGAGGGGACGGACCTGACGTTCCCGCACGTCTACGGACCGATCCCGATCCACGCGGTGCTCGCGGTGCATCCGTACCCGCCGGAGCCGGACGGCTCCTTCGCACCGCCGACGGGGCTCGGATGA
- the rsmD gene encoding 16S rRNA (guanine(966)-N(2))-methyltransferase RsmD, whose protein sequence is MTRIVAGALGGRRLTVPAGSHTRPTSDRVREALFNTLETLTDLDGARVADLYAGSGAVGLEALSRGAAHALLVEHDPKAGRIVRANIAALDARDRAHLLAAKVSTALAAGPPDGERYDLVFADPPYPMPDQEVTAVLVALVEHGWLAEDAVVVVERSSRGPDLAWVEGITAVRSRRYGETTLWYGRRS, encoded by the coding sequence ATGACCAGGATCGTCGCGGGCGCGCTGGGCGGCCGCCGGCTGACCGTGCCGGCCGGCTCGCACACCCGGCCCACCTCCGACCGGGTCCGGGAGGCGCTGTTCAACACGCTGGAGACGCTGACCGACCTGGACGGCGCGCGCGTCGCCGACCTCTACGCCGGGTCCGGCGCGGTCGGGCTGGAGGCGTTGTCCCGGGGCGCGGCGCACGCGCTGCTGGTCGAGCACGACCCGAAGGCGGGGCGGATCGTCCGGGCCAACATCGCGGCGCTGGACGCGCGGGACCGCGCGCACCTGCTCGCGGCGAAGGTCTCCACGGCGCTCGCGGCCGGCCCGCCGGACGGGGAGCGCTACGACCTGGTGTTCGCGGACCCGCCGTACCCGATGCCGGATCAGGAGGTCACCGCCGTGCTGGTGGCGCTGGTGGAGCACGGCTGGCTCGCCGAGGACGCGGTGGTGGTCGTGGAGCGCTCCAGCCGCGGCCCGGATCTCGCCTGGGTGGAGGGCATCACTGCGGTCCGCAGCCGTCGGTACGGCGAAACTACTCTTTGGTACGGTCGCCGATCATGA
- the coaD gene encoding pantetheine-phosphate adenylyltransferase, which yields MTRAVCPGSFDPVTNGHLDIIGRASRLFDEVIVGVLINQSKRGLFTIEERIELLTEVTASYGNVRVDSFQGLLVDFCRAQRAGVVVKGLRAVSDFDYELQMAQMNIGLAGVETLFMPTNPLYSFLSSSLVKEVAKWGGDVSAHVPDEVDRRLRARLRQA from the coding sequence ATGACGCGTGCTGTGTGCCCCGGATCCTTCGATCCCGTGACCAACGGCCATCTGGACATCATCGGCCGGGCCAGTCGGCTCTTCGACGAGGTGATCGTCGGAGTGCTGATCAATCAGTCCAAGCGCGGCCTCTTCACCATCGAGGAGCGCATCGAGCTGCTCACCGAGGTGACCGCCTCGTACGGCAACGTCCGGGTGGACTCGTTCCAGGGCCTGCTGGTCGACTTCTGCCGGGCGCAGCGGGCGGGCGTGGTGGTCAAGGGCCTGCGCGCGGTCAGCGACTTCGACTACGAGCTGCAGATGGCCCAGATGAACATCGGGCTCGCCGGCGTGGAGACGCTGTTCATGCCGACGAACCCGCTGTATTCGTTTCTCTCGTCCAGCCTGGTCAAGGAGGTGGCGAAGTGGGGCGGCGACGTCTCCGCGCACGTCCCGGACGAGGTGGACCGCCGGCTGCGGGCACGGTTGCGCCAGGCCTAG
- a CDS encoding YceD family protein, whose translation MPKNPENHLDPRSPLVLDTVELPRRPGAMRELARVVEAPADLGVEMIGVAKGAEISLNLRLESVSEGVLVSGSVSGPITGECGRCLRTIDDSLTVTIQELYAYEHSATDETTDEDEVGRMQGDLIDLEPAVRDAVVLALPTNPLCRDDCPGLCSECGVHWDDLPEDHTHEQTDPRWAALHNLTNTEE comes from the coding sequence ATGCCTAAGAACCCTGAGAATCACCTCGACCCCCGGTCGCCGCTCGTGCTCGACACCGTCGAGCTGCCGCGCCGTCCTGGTGCCATGCGTGAGCTCGCCCGGGTGGTCGAGGCTCCGGCGGATCTCGGCGTGGAGATGATCGGTGTGGCTAAGGGCGCCGAGATCAGCCTGAACCTGCGGCTGGAGTCGGTGTCCGAGGGCGTGCTCGTGTCGGGCTCCGTGTCCGGGCCGATCACCGGCGAGTGCGGCCGATGCCTCCGCACGATCGACGACTCGTTGACCGTCACCATCCAGGAGCTGTATGCGTACGAGCACAGCGCCACGGACGAGACGACCGACGAGGATGAAGTTGGCCGGATGCAGGGCGATCTGATCGACCTGGAGCCGGCCGTGCGGGACGCGGTGGTGCTGGCCCTGCCGACCAACCCGCTGTGCCGCGACGACTGCCCAGGGTTGTGCTCCGAGTGCGGGGTGCACTGGGACGACCTGCCCGAGGACCACACCCACGAGCAGACCGACCCACGCTGGGCCGCCTTGCACAACCTGACCAACACCGAGGAGTAA
- the rpmF gene encoding 50S ribosomal protein L32 yields the protein MAVPKRKMSRSNTRSRRAQWKTSAVATVACPQCRSPKLPHTACNVCGTYNGRQVLEV from the coding sequence GTGGCCGTCCCGAAGCGCAAGATGTCGCGCAGCAACACCCGGTCGCGCCGGGCGCAGTGGAAGACCTCGGCGGTCGCGACCGTTGCCTGCCCGCAGTGCCGCTCGCCGAAGCTGCCGCACACGGCCTGCAACGTCTGCGGCACCTACAACGGTCGTCAGGTCCTCGAGGTCTGA
- a CDS encoding phosphate acyltransferase PlsX, with protein MPGASAPPAEPGTARIAVDLLGGDSAPAVVVDGALRACRADSDLHLLLVGPSEVADEIIHALPPNDRDRVAVRGARRAVAMADAPASGGRADTTVRAAAAAVAEGHADAMTSAGPSGAIVTAAVLGFGRMPGVRRPALAATLPAAHGPVLLLDVGASIEASPATLVQHGLLGVAYAGAVLGMSAPRLGLLSIGTEPGKGDHPRRAADVALAGRALPGGARYAGLVEGYEISTGELADVVVTDGFTGNVLLKGVEGVYGTTASDETPPRAAALLGVGGTVVVCHGAATGADLASGIALAADLHRRAAMAAICDLIGVEHE; from the coding sequence CTGCCCGGTGCATCGGCTCCCCCCGCGGAGCCGGGCACCGCGCGGATCGCCGTCGACCTCCTCGGCGGGGATTCTGCACCCGCCGTCGTGGTTGACGGCGCTCTGCGAGCGTGCCGGGCCGATTCCGACCTGCATCTGCTGCTCGTCGGCCCCTCCGAGGTGGCCGACGAGATCATCCATGCCCTCCCGCCGAACGACCGGGACCGCGTCGCCGTCCGTGGCGCGCGGCGCGCGGTCGCGATGGCGGACGCACCCGCGAGCGGGGGCCGCGCCGACACCACGGTGCGGGCGGCCGCCGCCGCGGTCGCGGAGGGCCACGCGGACGCGATGACGTCCGCCGGCCCGAGCGGCGCCATCGTCACCGCGGCCGTGCTCGGCTTCGGCCGCATGCCCGGTGTCCGCCGTCCCGCGCTCGCCGCCACGCTGCCGGCCGCGCACGGCCCGGTGCTGCTGCTCGACGTGGGCGCCTCGATCGAGGCCAGCCCCGCCACCCTGGTCCAGCACGGCCTGCTCGGCGTCGCGTACGCCGGCGCCGTCCTCGGCATGTCCGCCCCGCGCCTGGGGCTGCTCTCCATCGGCACCGAGCCCGGCAAGGGCGACCATCCGCGCCGCGCGGCGGATGTCGCGCTGGCCGGCCGCGCGCTGCCCGGCGGCGCCCGCTACGCCGGGCTGGTCGAGGGCTACGAGATCTCCACCGGCGAGCTCGCCGACGTCGTCGTGACCGACGGCTTCACCGGGAACGTCCTGCTCAAGGGCGTCGAGGGCGTCTACGGCACGACCGCCTCCGACGAGACTCCACCGCGCGCCGCCGCCCTGCTGGGCGTCGGCGGGACCGTGGTCGTCTGTCACGGCGCCGCCACCGGCGCCGACCTGGCCTCGGGCATCGCCCTGGCCGCCGACCTGCATCGACGCGCCGCGATGGCGGCGATCTGCGACCTTATCGGAGTGGAGCATGAGTGA
- the rnc gene encoding ribonuclease III, with protein sequence MSERDRRRRPPVGHLESAFGVSIDPELLERALTHRSYAYENGGLPTNERLEFLGDSVLGVVITTALFTDHPDLPEGKLAKLRASVVNMTALADVARTLGPEGLGAYLFLGKGEETTGGRDKASILADTLEALLGAIYLQHGLDVAAEVIHKLFDPLMAASSKQGPSLDWKTSLQELTASLGLGVPEYRIDEAGPDHAKTFTAWVVVAGERYGGAEGKSKKQAEQRAAEAAWRVLSDQGPGSLSTGVPTDGAP encoded by the coding sequence ATGAGTGAGCGGGATAGACGGCGGAGGCCTCCGGTGGGGCATCTGGAGTCCGCCTTCGGGGTGTCGATCGATCCGGAGCTGCTGGAACGGGCGCTGACCCACCGGTCGTACGCGTACGAGAACGGCGGCCTGCCCACCAACGAGCGGCTGGAGTTCCTCGGCGACTCCGTGCTCGGCGTCGTGATCACCACGGCGCTCTTCACCGACCACCCGGACCTGCCCGAGGGCAAGCTCGCGAAGCTGCGGGCCAGCGTGGTCAACATGACCGCGCTCGCGGACGTGGCGCGCACGCTCGGCCCGGAAGGGCTGGGTGCGTACCTCTTCCTCGGCAAGGGCGAGGAGACCACCGGCGGCCGGGACAAGGCCAGCATCCTGGCGGACACGCTGGAGGCGCTGCTCGGCGCGATCTACCTCCAGCACGGCCTGGACGTCGCGGCCGAGGTGATCCACAAGCTGTTCGACCCGCTGATGGCCGCGTCCTCGAAGCAGGGACCGAGCCTGGACTGGAAGACCAGCCTCCAGGAGCTGACCGCCTCGCTCGGGCTGGGCGTGCCGGAGTACCGGATCGACGAGGCCGGGCCGGACCACGCGAAGACGTTCACCGCCTGGGTCGTGGTGGCCGGCGAGCGGTACGGCGGCGCCGAGGGCAAGAGCAAGAAGCAGGCGGAGCAGCGGGCGGCGGAGGCGGCCTGGCGGGTCCTCTCCGACCAGGGCCCGGGCTCGCTCAGCACCGGCGTACCCACCGATGGGGCACCGTGA
- the mutM gene encoding bifunctional DNA-formamidopyrimidine glycosylase/DNA-(apurinic or apyrimidinic site) lyase, which yields MPELPEVETVRAGLTSWVIGRRLHTVEVRHPRAIRRHVPGAEHFAAVLAGRTITDVCRRGKYLWLPLDSGDAIIGHLGMSGQLLVQPPGTPEETHLRVRFGFDDDGPELRFIDQRTFGGLSVSSGGAELPPEIAHIARDPMDPLFDDADFTERLRRKHTEIKRALLDQSLISGVGNIYADEALWRAKLHGARPTDALTRPAVARLLGHVRDVLAAAIKEGGTSFDALYVNVNGESGYFDRSLNVYGQEGLPCTRCGTPIRRESFMNRSSFSCPRCQPKPR from the coding sequence GTGCCCGAACTCCCCGAGGTCGAGACCGTCCGCGCGGGCCTGACCAGCTGGGTCATCGGCCGCCGCCTGCACACGGTGGAGGTCCGCCACCCGCGCGCGATCCGCCGTCACGTACCCGGCGCCGAGCACTTCGCGGCCGTGCTGGCCGGGCGCACGATCACGGACGTGTGCCGCCGCGGCAAGTACCTCTGGCTCCCGCTCGACTCCGGCGACGCGATCATCGGCCACCTCGGCATGTCCGGCCAACTGCTGGTCCAGCCGCCCGGCACGCCCGAGGAGACGCACCTGCGCGTCCGCTTCGGCTTCGACGACGACGGCCCGGAGCTGCGCTTCATCGACCAGCGCACGTTCGGCGGCCTGTCCGTCTCGTCCGGCGGCGCCGAACTGCCGCCCGAGATCGCGCACATCGCCCGCGACCCGATGGACCCGCTGTTCGACGACGCCGACTTCACGGAGCGCCTGCGCCGCAAGCACACCGAGATCAAGCGCGCGCTGCTCGACCAGTCCCTGATCTCCGGCGTCGGCAACATCTACGCCGACGAGGCGCTGTGGCGCGCCAAGCTGCACGGCGCCCGCCCCACCGACGCGCTCACCCGCCCCGCCGTCGCCCGCCTGCTCGGCCACGTCCGCGACGTGCTCGCCGCCGCGATCAAGGAGGGCGGCACCAGCTTCGACGCGCTCTACGTCAACGTCAACGGCGAGAGCGGCTACTTCGACCGGTCACTCAACGTCTACGGCCAGGAGGGCCTGCCCTGCACCCGCTGCGGCACCCCGATCCGCCGCGAGTCGTTCATGAACCGCTCCAGCTTCAGCTGTCCACGCTGCCAGCCCAAACCCCGATAG
- a CDS encoding DUF3492 domain-containing protein: MRVALVTETGTPAATWARRLLGAVTGHTFHLLRLAPDRHRATPDEDLPPHVASVRDVRTGGRGRPLPRADRHAAVTAATLLCRGMLGEDEPSARLFADGLHRLTALARDGRHPLRGAPVAAVLADAVRAARGVDEALPLLTPRAARHAAGQLERAVDPLAVRVPGADLTHAAAAGPPLLVALAARWRDGTPFLLTEHDIELRRRYLEAGDGDDVLLRFHRALARLGYAQAALVVAASRFHRRWQLRLGADPARVLVVPPGLDDPGGAPPEPAAPVLLWRGTVGPRAGLPCLISAFGLVRARVPGARLLVDGPVAEPRYAAGCRALARRLGLDGALRFTDDPGADGQVTVATTVTDGVPYPLIRSLIAGRPAVAADVGMVAETVGDGGLLVPPGRAEPLADAAVRLLLDHDLRRRAGAAARRHALARHAPGATLGAYRHLYRDLGT; this comes from the coding sequence GTGCGGGTCGCGCTCGTCACCGAGACCGGCACACCGGCCGCCACCTGGGCGCGCCGGCTGCTCGGCGCCGTCACCGGGCACACGTTCCACCTGCTCCGGCTCGCCCCGGACCGGCACCGCGCCACGCCGGACGAGGACCTGCCGCCGCACGTCGCCTCCGTCCGCGACGTCCGGACCGGCGGTCGCGGCAGGCCGCTGCCGCGGGCGGACCGGCACGCCGCGGTCACCGCCGCCACCCTGCTCTGCCGCGGCATGCTGGGCGAGGACGAGCCGTCCGCCCGGCTGTTCGCGGACGGCCTGCACCGGCTGACCGCGCTGGCCCGGGACGGCAGGCACCCGCTGCGCGGCGCGCCGGTCGCGGCCGTGCTCGCCGACGCGGTCCGGGCGGCGCGCGGCGTCGACGAGGCGCTCCCCCTGCTCACGCCGCGCGCCGCGCGGCACGCGGCCGGCCAGCTGGAACGCGCGGTCGATCCGCTCGCGGTCCGGGTGCCGGGCGCCGACCTCACGCACGCGGCCGCGGCCGGGCCGCCGCTGCTCGTCGCGCTGGCCGCACGGTGGCGCGACGGCACGCCGTTCCTGCTCACCGAGCACGACATCGAGCTGCGGCGGCGGTACCTGGAGGCGGGCGACGGCGACGACGTGCTGCTGCGCTTCCACCGCGCGCTGGCCCGGCTCGGGTACGCGCAGGCCGCGCTCGTGGTCGCCGCCAGCCGCTTCCACCGGCGGTGGCAGCTGCGGCTCGGCGCGGACCCGGCCCGCGTGCTGGTCGTACCGCCGGGGCTGGACGATCCGGGCGGCGCGCCGCCCGAACCGGCGGCGCCGGTGCTGCTGTGGCGGGGCACGGTCGGGCCACGCGCGGGGCTGCCGTGCCTGATCAGCGCGTTCGGACTGGTGCGGGCCCGGGTGCCGGGCGCGCGGCTGCTGGTGGACGGGCCGGTCGCGGAGCCCCGGTACGCCGCCGGCTGCCGTGCCCTGGCGCGCCGGCTGGGGCTGGACGGGGCGCTGCGGTTCACCGACGATCCGGGCGCGGACGGGCAGGTCACGGTCGCCACGACGGTGACGGACGGCGTGCCGTACCCGCTCATCCGGTCCTTGATCGCGGGACGGCCGGCGGTCGCGGCGGACGTCGGCATGGTGGCGGAGACGGTCGGCGACGGTGGCCTGCTGGTGCCGCCCGGCCGCGCGGAGCCGCTCGCGGACGCGGCGGTCCGGCTGCTGCTCGACCACGACCTGCGGCGGCGGGCGGGCGCGGCGGCCCGGCGGCATGCGCTGGCCCGGCACGCGCCGGGAGCGACGCTGGGCGCCTACCGGCACCTGTACCGGGACCTGGGGACGTGA
- a CDS encoding CAP domain-containing protein: MSRRAERATSQRELPRAEETTSGGRHKAKRVKKARRVPGGTAGLVALVAAVLAIFGLAAYVLPPSIGGGRDGETYDSASGADRDDLAADPAAARGADRPAGEISGEAMMGENPASPSPSPSASPSAAPQPTKPAPPAPAEPEPDTGNTGGGNTGGNTGGGDSGGGSGDSGGAATDEITSMENAVTTIVNARRAENGCGAVTTNEKLRTASRGHSADMAEQNYFNHTSLNGDTPWDRAGEAGYSRAIGENIAKGQQTPEQVMESWMNSAGHRANILNCDAKETGVGLVYDGGTPIWTQMFGAGS; this comes from the coding sequence GTGTCACGGCGAGCCGAGCGAGCGACGAGCCAGCGAGAGCTGCCCCGGGCCGAGGAGACCACCTCCGGCGGGCGGCACAAGGCCAAGAGGGTCAAGAAGGCGCGGCGGGTCCCCGGCGGCACGGCCGGGCTGGTGGCGCTGGTCGCCGCCGTGCTCGCGATCTTCGGCCTGGCCGCGTACGTGCTGCCGCCGAGCATCGGGGGCGGGCGGGACGGTGAGACGTACGACTCCGCGAGCGGTGCCGACCGCGACGACCTCGCCGCCGACCCGGCCGCCGCGCGCGGCGCGGACCGCCCGGCGGGCGAGATCAGCGGCGAGGCCATGATGGGTGAGAACCCGGCCTCCCCCTCGCCGTCGCCGAGCGCGTCCCCCTCGGCCGCGCCACAGCCCACCAAGCCGGCCCCGCCCGCGCCGGCCGAGCCGGAGCCGGACACCGGGAACACCGGCGGCGGGAACACCGGCGGGAACACGGGCGGTGGCGACTCCGGCGGCGGTTCCGGCGACTCCGGCGGCGCGGCCACCGACGAGATCACCTCGATGGAGAACGCGGTCACCACGATCGTCAACGCGCGGCGCGCCGAGAACGGCTGCGGCGCCGTCACCACGAACGAGAAGCTCCGCACCGCGTCCCGGGGCCACAGCGCGGACATGGCCGAGCAGAACTACTTCAACCACACCAGCCTGAACGGCGACACGCCGTGGGACCGGGCCGGTGAGGCCGGGTACTCGCGGGCGATCGGCGAGAACATCGCGAAGGGCCAGCAGACGCCGGAGCAGGTCATGGAGTCCTGGATGAACAGCGCGGGCCACCGGGCGAACATCCTGAACTGTGACGCCAAGGAGACCGGCGTCGGCCTGGTCTACGACGGTGGCACACCGATCTGGACCCAGATGTTCGGCGCCGGGTCCTGA
- the smc gene encoding chromosome segregation protein SMC has translation MHLKSLTVKGFKSFASATTMRLEPGITCVVGPNGSGKSNVVDAIAWVLGEQGAKALRGGKMEDVIFAGTAGRAPLGRAEVTLTIDNTDGALPIDYTEVSITRRMFRSGESEYEINGNGCRLLDIQELLSDSGIGREMHIIVGQGRLDSMLHAKPEDRRAFIEEAAGVLKHRKRKEKAIRKLDAMQVNLNRLTDLTAELRRQLKPLGRQAEVARRAAGIQSDLRDARLRLLADDLTTLRTTLEKEIADEAALKIRRGELERENEVAQRRLAALEAAHAEDAPLLAAAQDAWYKLSALQERFRSTEQLAGERLRHLSAPDAEERPGRDPDLLEAQAEEVRAQEEELREALEEDKARLAEAVEQRQEMERQLADAERALRTAAKAIADRREGLAKLTGQVNAAQARSSTALEEISRLAAAHTDAAERAERAQAAVDAVSAESTEADRDNADLDARHAEAVAAHDAASAVVRQLSEAERKAEKDAASWKAREEALAMGLQRKDGAGALLARAGQVPGLLGSLAGMLSVRPGHEAALAAALGVLADAVAVAGVDEAVEAMRTLKIADAGRAAMLVAGEAGPGDLGSLDALRPALPDGASWAPDLITCAEQVRPAVHRALRDVVFVPSLEAAAALAASNPELRAVTPEGDVLGAFAAAGGSGKAVSYIEVQAAVDEAKANREAAEATIAGLKDELAEAREEVAARKEEVQVAAAAKREAESQRNAAARRLAELGAAARSAKAETDRLAASRAKAEAAREQDLMRLAELEERLRVAEETPLDEEPSTEERDILAASVPQARQNEMEVRLAVRTAEERVSSISGRADSLLRQANAERAARERAAARKAARARGAAIARAVVAGAGQALVRVAASLETAAQRRDEIAATRSAREAELQEVRSVAKQLAGELERLTSEVHRDEVARAEQRLRLEQLEAKAAEDFSLDVETLTSEYGPQNPVPPSQADVAAAEQEGKPVPEPVPFHRPTQEKRAAKAERDLTLLGKVNPLALEEFAALEERFKFLSDQLEDLKATRKDLLTVVKDVDDRILEVFTSAFEDTAREFEHVFQVLFPGGEGRLVLTEPDDMLTTGVEVEARPPGKKIKRLSLLSGGERSLTAVAMLCAIFRARPSPFYIMDEVEAALDDVNLGRLITLFEQLRERSQLIIITHQKRTMEVADALYGITMRAGVTEVISQKLVKESADA, from the coding sequence GTGCATCTCAAGAGCCTGACGGTGAAGGGTTTCAAGTCCTTCGCCAGCGCCACGACCATGCGCCTGGAGCCCGGCATCACCTGTGTGGTGGGGCCGAACGGCTCCGGCAAGTCCAACGTCGTGGACGCGATCGCCTGGGTGCTCGGCGAGCAGGGCGCGAAGGCGCTGCGCGGCGGCAAGATGGAGGATGTGATCTTCGCCGGCACCGCCGGCCGCGCGCCGCTCGGCCGCGCCGAGGTGACGCTCACCATCGACAACACGGACGGCGCGCTGCCGATCGACTACACCGAGGTCTCGATCACCCGGCGGATGTTCCGCTCCGGCGAGTCCGAGTACGAGATCAACGGCAACGGCTGCCGGCTGCTCGACATCCAGGAACTGCTCTCCGACTCCGGCATCGGCCGGGAGATGCACATCATCGTCGGCCAGGGCCGGCTGGACAGCATGCTGCACGCGAAGCCGGAGGACCGCCGCGCGTTCATCGAGGAGGCGGCCGGCGTCCTCAAGCACCGCAAGCGGAAAGAGAAGGCGATCCGCAAGCTGGACGCCATGCAGGTCAACCTGAACCGGCTGACCGACCTCACCGCGGAGCTGCGCCGCCAGCTCAAGCCGCTGGGCCGCCAGGCCGAGGTGGCCCGCCGTGCCGCCGGCATCCAGTCCGACCTGCGTGACGCCCGGCTCCGGCTGCTCGCCGACGACCTGACCACGCTGCGCACCACGCTGGAGAAGGAGATCGCGGACGAGGCCGCGCTCAAGATCCGCCGGGGCGAGCTGGAGCGGGAGAACGAGGTCGCCCAGCGCCGGCTGGCCGCGCTGGAGGCCGCGCACGCGGAGGACGCGCCGCTGCTCGCCGCCGCGCAGGACGCCTGGTACAAGCTGTCCGCGCTGCAGGAGCGCTTCCGCTCCACCGAGCAACTGGCCGGCGAGCGGCTGCGGCACCTGTCCGCGCCGGACGCGGAGGAACGGCCCGGCCGCGACCCCGACCTGCTGGAGGCCCAGGCCGAGGAGGTCCGGGCGCAGGAGGAGGAGCTGCGCGAGGCGCTGGAGGAGGACAAGGCCCGGCTGGCCGAGGCGGTCGAGCAGCGGCAGGAGATGGAGCGCCAGCTCGCGGACGCGGAGCGCGCGCTGCGTACCGCCGCGAAGGCCATCGCCGACCGCAGGGAGGGCCTGGCGAAGCTGACCGGCCAGGTCAACGCGGCGCAGGCCCGGTCGTCCACGGCGCTGGAGGAGATCTCCCGGCTGGCCGCCGCGCACACGGACGCGGCCGAGCGCGCCGAGCGGGCGCAGGCCGCGGTGGACGCGGTCTCCGCCGAGTCGACCGAGGCCGACCGCGACAACGCGGACCTGGACGCGCGGCACGCCGAGGCGGTCGCCGCGCACGACGCCGCGTCGGCCGTGGTCCGGCAGCTCTCCGAGGCCGAGCGCAAGGCGGAGAAGGACGCGGCCAGCTGGAAGGCGCGCGAGGAGGCGCTGGCCATGGGCCTCCAGCGCAAGGACGGCGCCGGCGCGCTGCTGGCGCGCGCCGGGCAGGTCCCGGGCCTGCTGGGCAGCCTCGCCGGGATGCTGTCCGTGCGCCCCGGTCACGAGGCCGCGCTGGCCGCCGCGCTGGGCGTGCTGGCCGACGCGGTCGCGGTGGCCGGCGTCGACGAGGCCGTGGAGGCGATGCGCACGCTCAAGATCGCCGACGCCGGCCGGGCCGCGATGCTGGTCGCGGGCGAGGCGGGACCCGGCGACCTCGGCTCGCTCGACGCACTGCGGCCCGCGCTGCCGGACGGCGCGTCCTGGGCCCCCGACCTGATCACCTGCGCGGAGCAGGTGCGGCCCGCGGTCCACCGGGCGCTGCGCGACGTGGTGTTCGTGCCCTCGCTGGAGGCCGCGGCCGCGCTCGCCGCGAGCAACCCGGAGCTGCGCGCGGTCACGCCCGAGGGCGACGTGCTCGGCGCGTTCGCGGCCGCGGGCGGGTCCGGCAAGGCGGTCAGCTACATCGAGGTGCAGGCCGCGGTCGACGAGGCGAAGGCCAACCGGGAGGCCGCCGAGGCCACGATCGCCGGGCTCAAGGACGAACTGGCCGAGGCGCGCGAGGAGGTGGCCGCGCGCAAGGAGGAGGTCCAGGTGGCGGCCGCGGCCAAGCGCGAGGCGGAGAGCCAGCGCAACGCCGCCGCCCGGCGGCTCGCCGAGCTGGGCGCCGCCGCGCGCTCCGCCAAGGCCGAGACCGACCGGCTCGCCGCGTCCCGGGCCAAGGCCGAGGCCGCCCGCGAGCAGGACCTGATGCGCCTGGCGGAGCTGGAGGAGCGGCTGCGCGTCGCGGAGGAGACGCCGCTGGACGAGGAGCCGTCCACCGAGGAGCGCGACATACTGGCCGCCAGCGTCCCCCAGGCGCGGCAGAACGAGATGGAGGTCCGGCTCGCGGTCCGTACCGCGGAGGAACGGGTGTCGTCCATCTCGGGCCGGGCCGATTCGCTGCTGCGCCAGGCGAACGCGGAACGCGCCGCCCGCGAGCGCGCCGCGGCCCGCAAGGCGGCCCGCGCCCGGGGCGCCGCCATCGCCCGCGCGGTGGTGGCCGGCGCGGGGCAGGCGCTGGTCCGGGTCGCCGCGTCGCTGGAGACGGCCGCGCAGCGCCGCGACGAGATCGCCGCGACCCGGTCCGCGCGCGAGGCCGAGCTGCAGGAGGTGCGGTCCGTCGCCAAGCAACTGGCCGGCGAGCTGGAGCGGCTGACCAGCGAGGTGCACCGCGACGAGGTCGCCCGGGCGGAGCAGCGGCTGCGGCTGGAGCAGTTGGAGGCGAAGGCGGCCGAGGACTTCTCGCTCGACGTGGAGACGCTGACCAGCGAGTACGGCCCGCAGAACCCGGTGCCGCCGAGCCAGGCCGACGTGGCCGCCGCGGAGCAGGAGGGCAAGCCGGTCCCGGAGCCGGTGCCGTTCCACCGGCCGACCCAGGAGAAGCGCGCGGCCAAGGCGGAGCGCGACCTGACGCTGCTCGGCAAGGTCAACCCGCTGGCGCTGGAGGAGTTCGCGGCGCTGGAGGAGCGGTTCAAGTTCCTCTCCGACCAGCTGGAGGATCTGAAGGCCACGCGCAAGGACCTGCTCACCGTGGTCAAGGACGTGGACGACCGGATCCTGGAGGTGTTCACCTCCGCGTTCGAGGACACCGCGCGCGAGTTCGAGCACGTCTTCCAGGTGCTGTTCCCCGGTGGCGAGGGCCGGCTGGTGCTCACCGAGCCGGACGACATGCTGACCACCGGCGTCGAGGTGGAGGCGCGCCCGCCGGGCAAGAAGATCAAGCGATTGTCGCTGCTCTCCGGTGGCGAGCGCTCGCTGACCGCGGTGGCCATGCTCTGCGCGATCTTCCGGGCCCGCCCCAGCCCGTTCTACATCATGGACGAGGTCGAGGCCGCGCTGGACGACGTCAACCTGGGCCGCCTGATCACGCTGTTCGAGCAGCTTCGCGAGCGTTCCCAGCTGATCATCATCACCCACCAGAAGCGCACCATGGAGGTGGCCGACGCGCTCTACGGCATCACCATGCGCGCCGGCGTCACCGAGGTCATCAGCCAGAAGCTCGTCAAGGAGAGTGCGGATGCGTAG